The region ATATCACCAAGTACAGCACCATCACCCAATTCAATGGCATGCCCCAGCTGGACTACTGGGAGGGGGAGGAATGCAATCGAATCGATGGTGTGGACCCCTCCATGTTCTCCCCGAATCTCCTGCAGACTCGCGATACGGTTCACGTCTTCCTGCAAGTGTTGTGTCGCAAGGTGCCGCTTAACTTTGAGAAGGAGGTGACCATCTACGACGACATCGATGTGCTGCGCTACCGGACGCCCATGGATGTGTTTGACCATCCGTCCGAGAACCCGGCGAATCAGTGCTATTGCCACAACACGGAACGCTGCCTGCCCAGCGGAGTGATCAATGCCACCAAGTGCTACGGGGACTCGCCCATCTTTCCCTCCTTCCCGCACTTCTTCTCCGGCGATCCGGTCCTGTACAAGATCTTCGATGGCATCAAACCCGATGCGGAGCTCCATCAGACCTACGCCGACATTCATCCGCGCTTTGGTTTCCCCATCAGCGGAGCTTCGCGTGTCCAGATCAACATTATGCTGGACAAGACCCCTCTACTGAAGAGTAAGTGATCGAGGGATCCAACCAAAAAggttaatttaattattttaattttattgataatttttggcaatttcagATCAGGGGGATCGTCTGGAGAACGGTACCATCTTGCCACTGATGTGGATCGAGATCACTTCGGGTGACTTCTCGGAGGAGATACTGCACATGCTGTACGTGAGCACCTTCTACCTTGACGCCATCCAGCAGTCTCTCAAGTATGGTACGCTCCTCATCTCCGTGACCTCCTTCAGCCTGATTGTGGCCGGGGTCTACTACCTTAACAGCAAGCGAGAGGAGCACCTCCAGGAGAGCAAGTCCTCCGCTGAGCTCGAGGCGCTGAACGGTGGCATAGTGATGGTGCAGCACTTAAACATACCAGTCTCCTGTGGCCCTTCTGCTCCACACATCGAAGTGGATGATCATCGAGCAGCGTAGACCAGGTGACCAAGCAGTGCCATTAGTTAGatagttagttagttagtcATGGGCGGGGACGGGGAAAATTATCCAGACTTTTATGAGATTTTCGAATTTTTCTAGGATTAAACGTACACCTTAGTCAGCCAGTTACCTGTACTGTAGTATGTAGCCATCagtttgtatatatgtaaaaaTGTTAATAAACTTATATTCTCATTTATGTATACTCTGTATTTTCTTAAATAATATGGCATATTATTATTTCTAAATCCACGCTTGCAGGAAAGAAATCACATGTTCAGTATGTAATGTTTTTAAAATTCCCTCCGATTCAATTTAATGATATTTGGTATTTTAATGGTAGAAAATCGAGTTTCGATGGTATCGATAACAATTGGAAACGATGGTCACACTAAAAAgcacaaatttcaatttaaattacGGTCAAACTACCCCAATTTTGAAGAGAACCAGAATACATGCCGCGATCATGAATAACTCTAGAAATTATACACTGATCTCTGTATTTCCTATTCCTCAATCCAGAGCAGCCTAACGGCCAAACAGTACAAAATCattttatgtatataatatagcaaattttattgtttagttctaaacaaaaacgaaattaaattCGTACATTAGTTGCTTGTTCAACATTTTCTTTCCGATtatcttttgtttttactCAGCTCTGTTCGGatttgtttccattttgaGAACCGTTTTAGTTGTTAAATGCATGAATTACATATTGCATCGTATTGCTATGCTATGGGCTGTTCTATGTTaggtatttatgtatgtatttaaagATTGATTGCAACGTGGAAGTGAGTGTATCCTGAAGATATGCTGAAGGAAGTTAATAAGTTTCTGGGCTTCGGTTGTTTTTGAGTTGTataattttcgtttttatttcgATGATTGCTCCGATCGGCAGCCAATCGAGGGATGCGGGGAAAGTTTCTTATGTGTTTATGGttgttttatataaatttaaattgggGGAAATTGGAGTGTTTGACAacattatttttctttttgcttttttttgtttcattgtttatgttttttgtcGTTATAAAATGTTGGTTTTGTTGGTTTACGTTTTTAATTTAAGTATGTATAATagtttatataaaaaataacagAGAAATTATATAAAAGAAACATTAAATATAATCGTTTATTTTGCTCTTCTCTTCTTCATCTCTTCCTCTTCTCCGTCCTATTCTCGATCTTGACCTAATAATTAACGCGTCAATTGCCCGAATCCTCGCCATCTAATGATTCATCCTGCACCGATGAGCTGTCgtcaccgccgccgccgcccccaccaccgcctcctccGCGCTTCGATGAAGGTGTGCCCGTGAGCCGGCTGGAGCTGAGGCCCATGCCGCCGGTGCGTCTAAAGGAAAGGGAGACATACAAGTTGCAGGATTAGTATCAGAGTTTACAATATATAGTATAGGATGGTTCTGGGTAGACGTGCAGTGCATGGgggaatacaaaaataacaGAACAGAGGTTGGAGTTGCACGAACTAAGTTCTATTTAAAATAGGAGTTTGAACGGCATTAGTTCGCACTGTTGAATGATTTTGCTGGACGGTGTGTTCCTAACATGCAGAGAGAAGTACATAGAGGTGTGGTTGCTAggttttctttggtttggaGTGGTTTCTGGTTCACATTcactgggtctgggtctgaggATCTGACTATGGatcttggccagcagcactTACAGCGCCTACGAGAAAGAAGCGAAACGATTCGAAACCTAATGCAGACCCTCACAATTCATAATGAGTGCGGCATCCTTTTTGGGCGAATAGGCCTTGGCCTTTTCGGTCTCGGCCACTTGGATGGAGCTTAAaccaaaacaataaaatgtcAAAACAATATAGGAAGAATCTGAATCCCggaagagagcgaaagagagacatAGCGCTAGAGACTTCCCCCTTCCGTCACAAAACCCTTGATCGAACAGGGATCTGCACCTACCGTAGTTTAGTTTTGAGTGAGTTGATCTCACGGTTCATGGCCTCCTGCGATTCAATCATATCCTCGCACTCGCGCTGGTACTTGCGCTTCTGTGTCTTCTCCTTCTGCAGTTCCTCCTCCGTCTCGTCCAGATTGCGCTTGAGCAATTTGATGCGGCTATTCAGCTGTGGGAGCAAAACGAATCCTTTAGTATTACCGCCCCAGAGTCAGGAAGGGTCGGGTTGCTTACCTTATCCATTTGCTCCTTGTGCTGGTCGACATGTCTCCGCTCGTCTTCGATGTTCATCGTCAGCTCCTTGATCTTCTTGTCCATCTTGCGGTTGGCCTTCTGCTGCAGCAGTCGCTCCTTGCCCTCGttctccagctgctcctccagatTGGCGATTTTGGCCTCGAGCGTGGCGATGGTGGCCTTCACCTTGGTACGTTGTGCCGTCTCAATCTCGGCCAGCTTGGCCTTCAGCTCCTTGTTCTGGCGCTCGAGCAGGGCGCGTCCATTCTCGTTCTTCTGCGAGTTGGACTTCTCGTTGGCTAGCTCGGTGGTCAGCTGCTCGATCTGCAGCTGCGCCTTGCGGCTGCGGTCGAGCAGAACCTCCGAATtggactgctcctcctccagctcctcctcgagTGTGGCAATGCGGGCCTCCAGTCGCCGCTTCTCGTCGACCATCAGCGATCCCTTGCTGGAACTGTTGGCAATCTCCTCGGCAAGCTCGTCGCGCTCCGTTTCGGCCGCCCGTCGGGCCCGCTCCGAGCTGGCCAAATCCTCGGTCAGCTGTAATACTTCTGCCTCCAAGGCCTTGACCTTGCGCTCGGCCTCCTTGCTCTGCGCCTGCAGCTCCTCCTTGGCCGCCTTGGCCTCCTCGGCGTCACGAAGCGCATCCTTGACTTGTGCTTGCAGCTTCTTGGCGTGCTTCAGGGCATCCTCCTTCACCTTGTTATGCATCTCCATCGTGGTCTCGATCTCCTTGAGGTCGCCCTCCAGCTTCTTCTTCGATGCCACGGCGGCCGTTCGCTGCTTGCGCTCCTCATCGAGCTCCGCTTCCAGATCGCGCAATTGCTTGACCAGTCCTCGTCGCTTCTCCTCTGCCCCCTCCTCCTTGGCCAACAGGTCGCGCTCGAACTGGGAGCGCAGGGCCTGCATATTGACCTCGAGACGCAGCTTGGCATCCTCCGTCAGCTGGAGGTCGTCCTCGAGCTCCTCGTTTTGTGCTTTCAGCTCGGCAAGCTGCGACTCCAGGGCGCGCTTGGCCTTCTCAAGCTCGTGGACGTTCTTGTCGGCGGTGCCTTGGGAGTTGGCCAGGTCGTCTAGCTCGTTCTGGAGTGTCTTGCGCTTGTTCTCGAGATCTTCGATCTTGTCGAAGGCCTCGTCCAGCTCGCGGGACACCGACAGCACCTTGGTCTCCTTCTCGCGCGCCTCCCGCTCGGCAGTATCACGCTCCTGGGCGATCTGCTCTGATATGGCTTTCTCCTCGGCGAGGGTCTTGTCGAagttcttctgcttcttctccaACTCGAGCACCTATgagggattgggattggggattAACAAAGGGAGTCCTTCAAGGAACTCTGACGAGGGCCAGGGACCTACCTTCGTGCGTTGCGTCTCCAGCTCGATGGTGGCATCCTCCAGCTCCGATTGGATCTTCTTTTTGCTCTTGTCCAGGCGATCGTTCTGGGCAATCAGCTCCTTCACCTGTCGCTCCAACACCTCGATCTCCTTGTTGAGCCGCTTCTTgccctcctccagctccttggCCAGGTCGGCATCCTCCTCAGCCTTCTTCTTAATCTCCTGCATCTGGCCGGTGACCTCGGCCAGCTTGCGCTCAAAGTTACGCTTggcctcctcatcctcctcgagCTGCTCCTGCAGCGCCTCCTTCTCGGACTCGATCTGGCGCAGCTTGGAGCTGAGGCCCAGTTTCTGGCGtgtctcctcctccagctgctgctgcgcttccGTCAGCTGCGACTCCATGTTGCTGGCCGACTTGACGGCTGCCGATGCCTTCAGCTCGGCCTCCTCCAGCTGATTGGTGATATTCTCcgcctcctgctgcagctttGTGCACTTCTCCTGCAATTCCGATCGTGCGCGTTCGATCTCGGCCAATTTCACCTGCAAACAGAATTAGAATAGAGATCGTTCGGCCGCCTTCTGCTTTCGTCACTCACCTGAAGCTCTGCGATTTGGGATTCGGCCTGCTTGCGTCGTCGATCGTTCTCCTGCCGGGAGCTGTTGACGCTGCGCAATTCGGTGGCCAGATCGGCGTTCTCCGCCTCCAGCGTACCCTTGGCCTTCTCCAACACGGACTTGGCCTTGCGCAGGTTCTCCAACTGATCGTTGATGCCGTTCAGCTCCTGCGAGTGCTTGTGCCGCATGTCGGCCAGGACGCCTTCGTGGTTCACACCCTCTTCCTCCAGCGACTTCTTTAGCGTGGCCAGCTCCTGTTCGCGCTTGGAGCGCAGCTCTTGTTGGGCGGCCGTGGTGTCCAGGGAGTCGAGAAGCTCGTTCTTGAGTGCTTCGAGCTCCTCGCTGAGGTCGCGTCGCACCTTCTCGGCCTTGGCGCGGGCCGCCTTCTCGGCCTCGAGATCCTCCTGGATCTCGGCGAGCTGCGATTCGAGTTCACGTTGGGCCTTCTGAGCGGTGGCCTTGGTGGCGGACTCCTCGTCAATGCGCATCAGGGTCTGGGTGAGCTCCTCCTCGCGCTTCAACAGCTGCGCCTGCATCTCCTCCACTTGGGTGCGTCGCTCGTTCAGCTGCTCCCTAAGGTCCGCCACCTCGGTTTCGACCTTTCGCTTGGTGCGGTCCGTCtcctggcgctgctgctgatccttGTGCATGCGCTCCTCGAGCTCGGCGATAGTGGCCTCGTGCTTGGCCTTCAGTTTCGCCAGGTGCTtggccttctcctcctcctcggcgaGCGTCTGGGAGAGATCGTTGGCCCGCTCTTCGAGCAGCTTCTTCTCCTTGAGCAGCTTTTGGTTCTGGTCGTCGGTGAGGGCGAGATCCTCCTCGTGCTTCTTGATCTTCCCGTCCAACTGGACCTTCTCTAGCTGAAGCTTCTGGCGCGCGGCCTCTTCCTCTTCCAGCTGCTCCTCGAGGTCCTGGATGTGCAGCTCCAGCTTTTTCTTCTCACCGCCCAGGGCCAACAcacgctcctcctcctcctcgacgcgcgtctccagctcctgcatcatgtcctccagctcctgtttACGAGCCATCAGACGCGAGCGCGACTCCTCCGCCTCGGCGCACAGCTCAATCT is a window of Drosophila pseudoobscura strain MV-25-SWS-2005 chromosome 3, UCI_Dpse_MV25, whole genome shotgun sequence DNA encoding:
- the LOC4803568 gene encoding scavenger receptor class B member 1, producing MPRTTNLDVALPPTQDDLSRSKSNTLNSQRNGVGAGGTGTFGGAYSSGKSGPDKPTILQMILEAFGLRNHTQNREPTSKDIGTLIMLGVMFLLFVISVTGFFVMWFTEFYNNTMLENLVLAENSDTAKSWLNPDPKYDTLLKAHIFHYPNIEDYLAGRADKIQIRDMGPLVYQEHTVKDEVSFNKNFTVTFRDRKSYKFLPEKSAIREDDVLLVPNVPLISAAGHVKRMPYATRLISGMLINTFNEPLFKNLTAAEYLWGYEDKIIKLKSLGKGKRRFGLLMSRNGTSVDSIQVNTGEDDITKYSTITQFNGMPQLDYWEGEECNRIDGVDPSMFSPNLLQTRDTVHVFLQVLCRKVPLNFEKEVTIYDDIDVLRYRTPMDVFDHPSENPANQCYCHNTERCLPSGVINATKCYGDSPIFPSFPHFFSGDPVLYKIFDGIKPDAELHQTYADIHPRFGFPISGASRVQINIMLDKTPLLKNQGDRLENGTILPLMWIEITSGDFSEEILHMLYVSTFYLDAIQQSLKYGTLLISVTSFSLIVAGVYYLNSKREEHLQESKSSAELEALNGGIVMVQHLNIPVSCGPSAPHIEVDDHRAA
- the zip gene encoding myosin heavy chain, non-muscle isoform X4; translated protein: MSEEVDRNDPELKYLSVERNQYNDPATQAEWTQKRLVWVPHENQGFVAASIKREHGDEVEVELAETGKRVMILRDDIQKMNPPKFDKVEDMAELTCLNEASVLHNIKDRYYSGLIYTYSGLFCVVVNPYKKLPIYTEKIMERYKGIKRHEVPPHVFAITDSAYRNMLGDREDQSILCTGESGAGKTENTKKVIQFLAYVAASKPKGSGAVPNPAILIGELEQQLLQANPILEAFGNAKTVKNDNSSRFGKFIRINFDASGFISGANIETYLLEKSRAIRQAKDERTFHIFYQLLAGASPEQREKFILDDVKSYAFLSNGSLPVPGVDDYAEFQATVKSMNIMGMTSEDFNSIFRIVSAVLLFGSMKFRQERNNDQATLPDNTVAQKIAHLLGLSVTDMSRAFLTPRIKVGRDFVTKAQTKEQVEFAVEAIAKACYERMFKWLVNRINRSLDRTKRQGASFIGILDMAGFEIFELNSFEQLCINYTNEKLQQLFNHTMFILEQEEYQREGIEWKFIDFGLDLQPTIDLIDKPGGIMALLDEECWFPKATDKTFVDKLVSAHSMHPKFMKTDFRGVADFAIVHYAGRVDYSATKWLMKNMDPLNENIVSLLQGSQDPFVVNIWKDAEIVGMAQQALTDTQFGARTRKGMFRTVSHLYKEQLAKLMDTLRNTNPNFVRCIIPNHEKRAGKIDAPLVLDQLRCNGVLEGIRICRQGFPNRIPFQEFRQRYELLTPNVIAKGFMDGKKACERMIQALELDSNLYRVGQSKIFFRAGVLAHLEEERDFKISDLIVNFQAFCRGFLARRNYQKRLQQLNAIRIIQRNCAAYLKLRNWQWWRLYTKVKPLLEVTKQEEKLVQKEDELKQVREKLDTLAKNTQEYERKYQQALVEKTTLAEQLQAEIELCAEAEESRSRLMARKQELEDMMQELETRVEEEEERVLALGGEKKKLELHIQDLEEQLEEEEAARQKLQLEKVQLDGKIKKHEEDLALTDDQNQKLLKEKKLLEERANDLSQTLAEEEEKAKHLAKLKAKHEATIAELEERMHKDQQQRQETDRTKRKVETEVADLREQLNERRTQVEEMQAQLLKREEELTQTLMRIDEESATKATAQKAQRELESQLAEIQEDLEAEKAARAKAEKVRRDLSEELEALKNELLDSLDTTAAQQELRSKREQELATLKKSLEEEGVNHEGVLADMRHKHSQELNGINDQLENLRKAKSVLEKAKGTLEAENADLATELRSVNSSRQENDRRRKQAESQIAELQVKLAEIERARSELQEKCTKLQQEAENITNQLEEAELKASAAVKSASNMESQLTEAQQQLEEETRQKLGLSSKLRQIESEKEALQEQLEEDEEAKRNFERKLAEVTGQMQEIKKKAEEDADLAKELEEGKKRLNKEIEVLERQVKELIAQNDRLDKSKKKIQSELEDATIELETQRTKVLELEKKQKNFDKTLAEEKAISEQIAQERDTAEREAREKETKVLSVSRELDEAFDKIEDLENKRKTLQNELDDLANSQGTADKNVHELEKAKRALESQLAELKAQNEELEDDLQLTEDAKLRLEVNMQALRSQFERDLLAKEEGAEEKRRGLVKQLRDLEAELDEERKQRTAAVASKKKLEGDLKEIETTMEMHNKVKEDALKHAKKLQAQVKDALRDAEEAKAAKEELQAQSKEAERKVKALEAEVLQLTEDLASSERARRAAETERDELAEEIANSSSKGSLMVDEKRRLEARIATLEEELEEEQSNSEVLLDRSRKAQLQIEQLTTELANEKSNSQKNENGRALLERQNKELKAKLAEIETAQRTKVKATIATLEAKIANLEEQLENEGKERLLQQKANRKMDKKIKELTMNIEDERRHVDQHKEQMDKLNSRIKLLKRNLDETEEELQKEKTQKRKYQRECEDMIESQEAMNREINSLKTKLRRTGGMGLSSSRLTGTPSSKRGGGGGGGGGGGDDSSSVQDESLDGEDSGN
- the zip gene encoding myosin heavy chain, non-muscle isoform X2, with protein sequence MSEEVDRNDPELKYLSVERNQYNDPATQAEWTQKRLVWVPHENQGFVAASIKREHGDEVEVELAETGKRVMILRDDIQKMNPPKFDKVEDMAELTCLNEASVLHNIKDRYYSGLIYTYSGLFCVVVNPYKKLPIYTEKIMERYKGIKRHEVPPHVFAITDSAYRNMLGDREDQSILCTGESGAGKTENTKKVIQFLAYVAASKPKGSGANFSVLTNKYLTVKIVTQNQKQYKYQRNIDVAMEIDENEGELEQQLLQANPILEAFGNAKTVKNDNSSRFGKFIRINFDASGFISGANIETYLLEKSRAIRQAKDERTFHIFYQLLAGASPEQREKFILDDVKSYAFLSNGSLPVPGVDDYAEFQATVKSMNIMGMTSEDFNSIFRIVSAVLLFGSMKFRQERNNDQATLPDNTVAQKIAHLLGLSVTDMSRAFLTPRIKVGRDFVTKAQTKEQVEFAVEAIAKACYERMFKWLVNRINRSLDRTKRQGASFIGILDMAGFEIFELNSFEQLCINYTNEKLQQLFNHTMFILEQEEYQREGIEWKFIDFGLDLQPTIDLIDKPGGIMALLDEECWFPKATDKTFVDKLVSAHSMHPKFMKTDFRGVADFAIVHYAGRVDYSATKWLMKNMDPLNENIVSLLQGSQDPFVVNIWKDAEIVGMAQQALTDTQFGARTRKGMFRTVSHLYKEQLAKLMDTLRNTNPNFVRCIIPNHEKRAGKIDAPLVLDQLRCNGVLEGIRICRQGFPNRIPFQEFRQRYELLTPNVIAKGFMDGKKACERMIQALELDSNLYRVGQSKIFFRAGVLAHLEEERDFKISDLIVNFQAFCRGFLARRNYQKRLQQLNAIRIIQRNCAAYLKLRNWQWWRLYTKVKPLLEVTKQEEKLVQKEDELKQVREKLDTLAKNTQEYERKYQQALVEKTTLAEQLQAEIELCAEAEESRSRLMARKQELEDMMQELETRVEEEEERVLALGGEKKKLELHIQDLEEQLEEEEAARQKLQLEKVQLDGKIKKHEEDLALTDDQNQKLLKEKKLLEERANDLSQTLAEEEEKAKHLAKLKAKHEATIAELEERMHKDQQQRQETDRTKRKVETEVADLREQLNERRTQVEEMQAQLLKREEELTQTLMRIDEESATKATAQKAQRELESQLAEIQEDLEAEKAARAKAEKVRRDLSEELEALKNELLDSLDTTAAQQELRSKREQELATLKKSLEEEGVNHEGVLADMRHKHSQELNGINDQLENLRKAKSVLEKAKGTLEAENADLATELRSVNSSRQENDRRRKQAESQIAELQVKLAEIERARSELQEKCTKLQQEAENITNQLEEAELKASAAVKSASNMESQLTEAQQQLEEETRQKLGLSSKLRQIESEKEALQEQLEEDEEAKRNFERKLAEVTGQMQEIKKKAEEDADLAKELEEGKKRLNKEIEVLERQVKELIAQNDRLDKSKKKIQSELEDATIELETQRTKVLELEKKQKNFDKTLAEEKAISEQIAQERDTAEREAREKETKVLSVSRELDEAFDKIEDLENKRKTLQNELDDLANSQGTADKNVHELEKAKRALESQLAELKAQNEELEDDLQLTEDAKLRLEVNMQALRSQFERDLLAKEEGAEEKRRGLVKQLRDLEAELDEERKQRTAAVASKKKLEGDLKEIETTMEMHNKVKEDALKHAKKLQAQVKDALRDAEEAKAAKEELQAQSKEAERKVKALEAEVLQLTEDLASSERARRAAETERDELAEEIANSSSKGSLMVDEKRRLEARIATLEEELEEEQSNSEVLLDRSRKAQLQIEQLTTELANEKSNSQKNENGRALLERQNKELKAKLAEIETAQRTKVKATIATLEAKIANLEEQLENEGKERLLQQKANRKMDKKIKELTMNIEDERRHVDQHKEQMDKLNSRIKLLKRNLDETEEELQKEKTQKRKYQRECEDMIESQEAMNREINSLKTKLRRTGGMGLSSSRLTGTPSSKRGGGGGGGGGGGDDSSSVQDESLDGEDSGN
- the zip gene encoding myosin heavy chain, non-muscle isoform X1, with amino-acid sequence MSEEVDRNDPELKYLSVERNQYNDPATQAEWTQKRLVWVPHENQGFVAASIKREHGDEVEVELAETGKRVMILRDDIQKMNPPKFDKVEDMAELTCLNEASVLHNIKDRYYSGLIYTYSGLFCVVVNPYKKLPIYTEKIMERYKGIKRHEVPPHVFAITDSAYRNMLGDREDQSILCTGESGAGKTENTKKVIQFLAYVAASKPKGSGAVPNPAILINFSVLTNKYLTVKIVTQNQKQYKYQRNIDVAMEIDENEGELEQQLLQANPILEAFGNAKTVKNDNSSRFGKFIRINFDASGFISGANIETYLLEKSRAIRQAKDERTFHIFYQLLAGASPEQREKFILDDVKSYAFLSNGSLPVPGVDDYAEFQATVKSMNIMGMTSEDFNSIFRIVSAVLLFGSMKFRQERNNDQATLPDNTVAQKIAHLLGLSVTDMSRAFLTPRIKVGRDFVTKAQTKEQVEFAVEAIAKACYERMFKWLVNRINRSLDRTKRQGASFIGILDMAGFEIFELNSFEQLCINYTNEKLQQLFNHTMFILEQEEYQREGIEWKFIDFGLDLQPTIDLIDKPGGIMALLDEECWFPKATDKTFVDKLVSAHSMHPKFMKTDFRGVADFAIVHYAGRVDYSATKWLMKNMDPLNENIVSLLQGSQDPFVVNIWKDAEIVGMAQQALTDTQFGARTRKGMFRTVSHLYKEQLAKLMDTLRNTNPNFVRCIIPNHEKRAGKIDAPLVLDQLRCNGVLEGIRICRQGFPNRIPFQEFRQRYELLTPNVIAKGFMDGKKACERMIQALELDSNLYRVGQSKIFFRAGVLAHLEEERDFKISDLIVNFQAFCRGFLARRNYQKRLQQLNAIRIIQRNCAAYLKLRNWQWWRLYTKVKPLLEVTKQEEKLVQKEDELKQVREKLDTLAKNTQEYERKYQQALVEKTTLAEQLQAEIELCAEAEESRSRLMARKQELEDMMQELETRVEEEEERVLALGGEKKKLELHIQDLEEQLEEEEAARQKLQLEKVQLDGKIKKHEEDLALTDDQNQKLLKEKKLLEERANDLSQTLAEEEEKAKHLAKLKAKHEATIAELEERMHKDQQQRQETDRTKRKVETEVADLREQLNERRTQVEEMQAQLLKREEELTQTLMRIDEESATKATAQKAQRELESQLAEIQEDLEAEKAARAKAEKVRRDLSEELEALKNELLDSLDTTAAQQELRSKREQELATLKKSLEEEGVNHEGVLADMRHKHSQELNGINDQLENLRKAKSVLEKAKGTLEAENADLATELRSVNSSRQENDRRRKQAESQIAELQVKLAEIERARSELQEKCTKLQQEAENITNQLEEAELKASAAVKSASNMESQLTEAQQQLEEETRQKLGLSSKLRQIESEKEALQEQLEEDEEAKRNFERKLAEVTGQMQEIKKKAEEDADLAKELEEGKKRLNKEIEVLERQVKELIAQNDRLDKSKKKIQSELEDATIELETQRTKVLELEKKQKNFDKTLAEEKAISEQIAQERDTAEREAREKETKVLSVSRELDEAFDKIEDLENKRKTLQNELDDLANSQGTADKNVHELEKAKRALESQLAELKAQNEELEDDLQLTEDAKLRLEVNMQALRSQFERDLLAKEEGAEEKRRGLVKQLRDLEAELDEERKQRTAAVASKKKLEGDLKEIETTMEMHNKVKEDALKHAKKLQAQVKDALRDAEEAKAAKEELQAQSKEAERKVKALEAEVLQLTEDLASSERARRAAETERDELAEEIANSSSKGSLMVDEKRRLEARIATLEEELEEEQSNSEVLLDRSRKAQLQIEQLTTELANEKSNSQKNENGRALLERQNKELKAKLAEIETAQRTKVKATIATLEAKIANLEEQLENEGKERLLQQKANRKMDKKIKELTMNIEDERRHVDQHKEQMDKLNSRIKLLKRNLDETEEELQKEKTQKRKYQRECEDMIESQEAMNREINSLKTKLRRTGGMGLSSSRLTGTPSSKRGGGGGGGGGGGDDSSSVQDESLDGEDSGN
- the zip gene encoding myosin heavy chain, non-muscle isoform X3; the encoded protein is MSEEVDRNDPELKYLSVERNQYNDPATQAEWTQKRLVWVPHENQGFVAASIKREHGDEVEVELAETGKRVMILRDDIQKMNPPKFDKVEDMAELTCLNEASVLHNIKDRYYSGLIYTYSGLFCVVVNPYKKLPIYTEKIMERYKGIKRHEVPPHVFAITDSAYRNMLGDREDQSILCTGESGAGKTENTKKVIQFLAYVAASKPKGSGAVPNPAILINFSVLTNKYLTVKIVTQNQKQYKYQRNIDVAMEIDENEGELEQQLLQANPILEAFGNAKTVKNDNSSRFGKFIRINFDASGFISGANIETYLLEKSRAIRQAKDERTFHIFYQLLAGASPEQREKFILDDVKSYAFLSNGSLPVPGVDDYAEFQATVKSMNIMGMTSEDFNSIFRIVSAVLLFGSMKFRQERNNDQATLPDNTVAQKIAHLLGLSVTDMSRAFLTPRIKVGRDFVTKAQTKEQVEFAVEAIAKACYERMFKWLVNRINRSLDRTKRQGASFIGILDMAGFEIFELNSFEQLCINYTNEKLQQLFNHTMFILEQEEYQREGIEWKFIDFGLDLQPTIDLIDKPGGIMALLDEECWFPKATDKTFVDKLVSAHSMHPKFMKTDFRGVADFAIVHYAGRVDYSATKWLMKNMDPLNENIVSLLQGSQDPFVVNIWKDAEIVGMAQQALTDTQFGARTRKGMFRTVSHLYKEQLAKLMDTLRNTNPNFVRCIIPNHEKRAGKIDAPLVLDQLRCNGVLEGIRICRQGFPNRIPFQEFRQRYELLTPNVIAKGFMDGKKACERMIQALELDSNLYRVGQSKIFFRAGVLAHLEEERDFKISDLIVNFQAFCRGFLARRNYQKRLQQLNAIRIIQRNCAAYLKLRNWQWWRLYTKVKPLLEVTKQEEKLVQKEDELKQVREKLDTLAKNTQEYERKYQQALVEKTTLAEQLQAEIELCAEAEESRSRLMARKQELEDMMQELETRVEEEEERVLALGGEKKKLELHIQDLEEQLEEEEAARQKLQLEKVQLDGKIKKHEEDLALTDDQNQKLLKEKKLLEERANDLSQTLAEEEEKAKHLAKLKAKHEATIAELEERMHKDQQQRQETDRTKRKVETEVADLREQLNERRTQVEEMQAQLLKREEELTQTLMRIDEESATKATAQKAQRELESQLAEIQEDLEAEKAARAKAEKVRRDLSEELEALKNELLDSLDTTAAQQELRSKREQELATLKKSLEEEGVNHEGVLADMRHKHSQELNGINDQLENLRKAKSVLEKAKGTLEAENADLATELRSVNSSRQENDRRRKQAESQIAELQVKLAEIERARSELQEKCTKLQQEAENITNQLEEAELKASAAVKSASNMESQLTEAQQQLEEETRQKLGLSSKLRQIESEKEALQEQLEEDEEAKRNFERKLAEVTGQMQEIKKKAEEDADLAKELEEGKKRLNKEIEVLERQVKELIAQNDRLDKSKKKIQSELEDATIELETQRTKVLELEKKQKNFDKTLAEEKAISEQIAQERDTAEREAREKETKVLSVSRELDEAFDKIEDLENKRKTLQNELDDLANSQGTADKNVHELEKAKRALESQLAELKAQNEELEDDLQLTEDAKLRLEVNMQALRSQFERDLLAKEEGAEEKRRGLVKQLRDLEAELDEERKQRTAAVASKKKLEGDLKEIETTMEMHNKVKEDALKHAKKLQAQVKDALRDAEEAKAAKEELQAQSKEAERKVKALEAEVLQLTEDLASSERARRAAETERDELAEEIANSSSKGSLMVDEKRRLEARIATLEEELEEEQSNSEVLLDRSRKAQLQIEQLTTELANEKSNSQKNENGRALLERQNKELKAKLAEIETAQRTKVKATIATLEAKIANLEEQLENEGKERLLQQKANRKMDKKIKELTMNIEDERRHVDQHKEQMDKLNSRIKLLKRNLDETEEELQKEKTQKRKYQRECEDMIESQEAMNREINSLKTKLRSIQVAETEKAKAYSPKKDAALIMNCEGLH